In one Vidua chalybeata isolate OUT-0048 chromosome 4, bVidCha1 merged haplotype, whole genome shotgun sequence genomic region, the following are encoded:
- the LOC128787373 gene encoding retinol dehydrogenase 13-like encodes MELLGALSPPWWLLLLLLLALLLWATRRSPWEPRECPTDLTGKTVIVTGANSGIGKSVATDLARRNARTILACRSRERGQAAVEEIRAATGNPAVVLRLLDTGSLASVRAFASAVLREEPRLDVLVNNAGVTGLPFAITSEGLEQTFATNYLGPFLLTNLLLDLLKASAPARVVNVSSFRHSAGTADSGYLTGQRCPGGHDAAYNSTKLMNVLFTAELARRLQGTGVTANAVSPGVVSTSIMRHFSWAVRALFVLLRPFMKSAEQGAASTIFCAISEEAAGVTGKYFDSSCRLALPSVAARDAALARKLWEASERLTGLTEQD; translated from the exons atggagctgctgggggctcTGAGCCCCCCGtggtggctcctgctgctcctgctcctggccctgctgctctgggccacGCGCAGAAGCCCCTGGGAGCCCCGCGAGTGTCCCACGGACCTGACGGGCAAGACAGTGATTGTCACCGGAGCCAACAGCG GCATCGGCAAGAGCGTGGCCACGGACCTGGCGCGCCGGAACGCCCGCACCATCCTGGCGTGCCggagccgggagcggggccAGGCGGCCGTGGAGGAGATCCGAGCGGCCACCGGCAACCCGGCGGTGGTGCTGCGGCTGCTGGACACCGGCTCGCTGGCCTCGGTGCGTGCCTTCGCCAGCGCCGTGCTGCGCGAGGAGCCGCGGCTGGACGTGCTGGTGAACAACGCCGGCGTCACCG ggCTGCCCTTCGCCATCACGTCGGAGGGGTTGGAGCAAACCTTCGCCACCAACTACCTGGGCCCGTTCCTGCTCACCAACCTGCTCCTGG ACCTCCTGAAGGCCTCGGCGCCCGCCCGGGTGGTCAACGTGTCGTCGTTCCGGCACAGCGCGGGCACGGCCGACAGCGGGTACCTGACGGGGCAGCGGTGCCCAGGCGGGCACGACGCCGCCTACAACAGCACGAAGCTGATGAACGTGCTCTTCACCGCCGAGCTGGCACGGCGCCTGCAGGGCACAG GGGTGACGGCCAACGCGGTGAGCCCCGGCGTGGTGAGCACCAGCATCATGCGCCACTTCAGCTGGGCCGTGCGGGCGCTCTTCGTCCTCCTCCGCCCCTTCATGAAG TCGGCCGAGCAGGGCGCTGCCAGCACCATCTTCTGCGCCATCTCGGAGGAAGCGGCGGGCGTCACCGGGAAATACTTCGACAGCAGCTGCCGGCTGGCGCTGCCCTCGGTGGCCGCCCGCGACGCCGCGCTGGCACGGAAGCTCTGGGAGGCATCGGAGCGGCTGACGGGGCTCACGGAGCAGGACTGA
- the C4H2orf81 gene encoding uncharacterized protein C2orf81 homolog isoform X1 translates to MEPRDAKGGGMAEKAKPLGAGTRSKKDKSHTASRAQPRQSKKVSLETQPTPAPDAASLPREPLDVGPILDELLERVLTECTLAAVARQLVPFTVARARDAILFVAEWRFLVRDDGDPEPEGDPDPERDRVWKEDEEPQTFWDTWTDSIPEASLSSEEVPVAAEAESPLVCPGEVPALDVPLPPEQGTRPCQSPSAAAAAPPAQLPGAVIVPGPGPPLPEPPIAPQPPGKGRRLSAAPGRGRRPSRPPRPRPAPLDAPRPPAPLPAAPSEPAAQAPPESREVPVADGDQVPPSSSSSRRSLASIRPRRPSRGTGVPRMGVRRGAARWVLPEVKVVDASNDPERARSLTRLPAPATLQVLSAAARATKAEPQLCDPWLASVRLAPGVTVRWGGNERRGPAPAGHGGDEQGDEALRRAEKDLKPILPYPECRLSEYGESEEELEKALGTRQLPGLLLPGALPAPGRRLSPRVSPVPGLAPGMALYDALGARGSSPALLKRAEVNKKTLK, encoded by the exons ATGGAGCCCCGGGACGCCAAAGGGGGCGGGATGGCCGAG AAAGCGAAACCCCTCGGGGCCGGCACCAGATCGAAGAAGGACAAGTCACACACGGCCAGCCGAGCCCAGCCCCGGCAGTCCAAGAAGGTGTCCCTCGAAACCCAGCCCACCCCGGCCCCGGATGCCGCGTCCCTGCCCCGGGAGCCCTTGGACGTCGGGCCCATCCTGGACGAGCTCCTGGAGCGGGTCCTGACCGAGTGCACGCTGGCGGCCGTGGCTCGGCAG CTGGTGCCCTTCACGGTGGCGCGGGCGCGGGACGCCATCCTGTTTGTCGCCGAGTGGCGGTTCCTGGTGCGGGACGACGGGGACCCGGAGCCCGAGGGCGACCCGGATCCCGAACGGGACAGAGTCTGGAAGGAGGACGAGGAGCCCCAAACCTTCTGGGACACCTGGACAGACAGCATCCCGGAGGCCTCTCTGTCCTCGGAAGAG GTCCCCGTGGCAGCCGAGGCTGAAAGTCCCCTCGTGTGTCCCGGCGAGGTCCCCGCCCTGGATGTCCCTCTGCCCCCGGAGCAG GGGACGCGGCCGTGCCAGTCCCCCTCCGCAGCAGCCGCGGCTCCTCCCGCTCAGCTTCCCGGCGCCGTCATCGTGCCCGGGCCGGGACCACCCCTCCCGGAGCCGCCCATCGCTCCCCAGCCCCCCGGGAAGGGTCGCCGCCTCTCCGCGGCCCCCGGGAGGGGCCGCCGACCCTCCcggcccccgcggccccggccggccccgctgGACGCGCCCCGGCCCCCGGCTCCGCTGCCGGCCGCGCCCTCGGAACCCGCGGCGCAGGCACCGCCGGAGTCCCGCGAGGTCCCGGTGGCGGACGGCGACCAAGTGCCGCCGTCGTCATCCTCCTCCCGCCGCAGCCTGGCATCCATCCGGCCGCGCAGACCCTCCCGCGGCACGGGGGTGCCCAGGATGGGTGTCCGCCGCGGTGCCGCTCGCTGGGTGTTGCCCGAGGTGAAGGTGGTGGACGCGAGCAACGACCCCGAGCGGGCGCGGTCGCTGACCCGGTTGCCAGCGCCGGCAACCCTGCAGGTCCTCTCGGCGGCCGCGCGGGCCACCAAGGCCGAGCCGCAGCTGTGCGACCCCTGGCTGGCCTCGGTTCGCCTGGCTCCCGGTGTCACCGTGCGCTGGGGCGGCAACGAGCGGCGCGGGCCGGCCCCGGCGGGGCACGGCGGGGACGAGCAGGGGGACGAGGCGTTGAGGAGGGCGGAGAAGGATCTGAAGCCCATCCTGCCCTACCCGGAGTGCCGGCTCTCAGAGTACGGAGAAtcagaggaggagctggaaaaggcGCTGGGAACGCggcagctcccggggctgctcctcccGGGGGCTCTCCCGGCTCCGGGGAGACGCCTGTCGCCCCGTGTCTCGCCGGTGCCGGGGCTGGCACCGGGCATGGCACTGTACGACGCTCTCGGAGCTCGGGGCTCTTCGCCAGCGCTGCTGAAAAGAGCAGAAGTCAataaaaaaacactaaaatga
- the LOC128787487 gene encoding uncharacterized protein LOC128787487 has product MQREGAPSGNPRPPQASPGTSGPAAPGTVDPARQRSPRGLPRDVPDAQRGRTAALGIRHVAGQPAGGNQPKGGASYGGARPGEEDEEEEEATRRDGISRDEDAFGMPRRRAVPTLTTLCLQSLAQHMQSLWAKDYSDNYLDEYEFRFLVGPFNDLACELVQELLQLLGTSRRLSRAALHLLLLPHLRQLSLRPCPALANNALGHLIVLRCQGLSVLDLGGCGRLSPSVLVDVAEGLPRLSRLGLAHTQANVQVLSAVGSCCRHLRELDVSSCKKVTPRALRHLGYDPVERSPGCPALRVLLARDLERAGERDTVAAVAFLLLALPCLEVLAHGAVPDALRLLHSGQLDGTEDSEGFPSLEELARGRGAAPEGAPFTLPLRQLEEVEEDALGTVHTVCPQAEEVSVWLGDSPGPSGLRELPGWKCLSRLTLGCSGRHGRALAEVLPLAQGLGTRLRTLTLHGFGCRDPLSLPALLASCPGLQSFSAELEAPPDPHTHHEPPEEEPSTPPPRWATDLLPQGLPRLQSFSLTLAGPVPAAHGPVLSSTLASLLCEAPRLQTLRLLAVPFPLDSVLEPALAGPGLRELRELALAESRVSAGAVWQLLGSDGPLRRLDLSRCPDIHRRDYDSFLQAVRKQRLELDITWE; this is encoded by the exons ctccctccgGGAACCCCCGGCCCCCTCAGGCCTCTCCCGGTACCTccggcccggccgctcccgGTACCGTCGACCCCGCCCGGCAACGAAGCCCCCGCGGGCTGCCCCGCGACGTGCCTGATGCCCAGCGCGGCCGTACGGCCGCGCTGGGCATCAGGCACGTCGCGGGGCAGCCCGCGGGGGGGAA CCAGCCAAAGGGAGGGGCGAGTTATGGCGGGGCCAGGCCcggggaggaggatgaggaagaagaggaagcaaCGCGGCGGGACGGGATCAGTCGGGACGAGGACGCCTTCG ggatGCCCCGGCGGCGGGCAGTGCCCACGCTGACCACGCTGTGCCTGCAGAGCCTGGCCCAGCACATGCAGAGCCTCTGGGCCAAGGACTACAGCGACAACTACCTGGACGAGTACGAGTTCCGCTTCCTCGTGGGGCCCTTCAACGACCTGG CCTGCGAGctggtgcaggagctgctgcagctgctggggacgAGCCGGCGGCTGTCGCGGGCGGCgctgcacctgctgctgctgccacacctgCGCCAGCTCAGCCTGCGGCCCTGCCCCGCCCTCGCCAACAACGCCCTGGGGCACCTCATCGTGCTGCGCTGCCag GGCCTGAGCGTGCTGGACCTGGGCGGCTGCGGGCGGCTCTCGCCGTCCGTGCTGGTGGACGTGGCCGAGGGGCTGCCACGCCTGAGCCGCCTGGGGCTGGCCCACACCCAGGCCAACGTCCAGGTGCTCTCGGCCGTGGGCTCCTGCTGCCGCCACCTGCGGGAGCTCGACGTGTCCAGCTGCAAGAAGGTGACGCCGCGCGCCCTGCGCCACCTGGGCTACGACCCCGTGGAACGGAGCCCGGGCTGCCCCGCGCTCCGCGTCCTGCTGGCCCGCGACCTGGAGCGCGCCGGGGAGCGGGACACGGTGGCTGCCGTggccttcctgctgctggccctgccgTGCCTGGAGGTGCTGGCGCACGGCGCCGTGCCGGACGCGCTCCGGCTGCTCCACTCGGGGCAGCTGGACGGCACCGAGGACTCCGAGGGTTTCCCCTCGCTGGAGGAGCtggcgcggggccggggggctgcACCGGAGGGAGCCCCGTTCACGCTGCCCCTGcggcagctggaggaggtggaggaggacGCCCTGGGCACCGTCCACACCGTGTGTCCCCAGGCCGAGGAGGTCAGCGTGTGGCTGGGGGACAGTCCCGGCCCCTCAGGGCTCCGGGAGCTGCCGGGCTGGAAGTGCCTGTCCCGGCTGACGCTGGGCTGCTCCGGGCGGCACGGCCGGGCGCTGGCAGAGGTgctgcccctggcacagggcctGGGCACCCGCCTGCGCACCCTGACCCTGCACGGCTTCGGCTGCCGGGACCCGCTCTCGCTGCCCGCCCTGCTCGCCAGCTGCCCCGGCCTGCAGAGCTTCAGCGCCGAGCTGGAAGCGCCGCCAGACCCCCACACCCACCACGAGCCCCCCGAGGAGGAGCCCTCCACCCCGCCACCACGCTGGGCCACCGAcctgctgccccaggggctgccccGGCTCCAGAGCTTCTCGCTGACCCTGGCCGGGCCCGTGCCGGCCGCGCACGGGCCGGTGCTGAGCTCCACGCTGGCCTCGCTGCTGTGCGAGGCCCCGCGGCTGCAGACCCTGCGCCTGCTGGCCGTGCCCTTCCCGCTGGACTCGGTGCTGGAGCCGGCgctggcggggccggggctgcgggagctgcgGGAGCTGGCGCTGGCCGAGAGCCGCGTGTCCGCCGGCGCcgtgtggcagctgctgggctccGACGGGCCCCTGCGGCGCCTGGACCTGTCCCGCTGCCCCGACATCCACCGGCGCGACTACGACAGCTTCCTGCAGGCCGTGAGGAAGCAGCGGCTGGAGCTGGACATCACCTGGGAGTAG
- the C4H2orf81 gene encoding uncharacterized protein C2orf81 homolog isoform X2, translating into MEPRDAKGGGMAEKAKPLGAGTRSKKDKSHTASRAQPRQSKKVSLETQPTPAPDAASLPREPLDVGPILDELLERVLTECTLAAVARQLVPFTVARARDAILFVAEWRFLVRDDGDPEPEGDPDPERDRVWKEDEEPQTFWDTWTDSIPEASLSSEEVPVAAEAESPLVCPGEVPALDVPLPPEQLPGAVIVPGPGPPLPEPPIAPQPPGKGRRLSAAPGRGRRPSRPPRPRPAPLDAPRPPAPLPAAPSEPAAQAPPESREVPVADGDQVPPSSSSSRRSLASIRPRRPSRGTGVPRMGVRRGAARWVLPEVKVVDASNDPERARSLTRLPAPATLQVLSAAARATKAEPQLCDPWLASVRLAPGVTVRWGGNERRGPAPAGHGGDEQGDEALRRAEKDLKPILPYPECRLSEYGESEEELEKALGTRQLPGLLLPGALPAPGRRLSPRVSPVPGLAPGMALYDALGARGSSPALLKRAEVNKKTLK; encoded by the exons ATGGAGCCCCGGGACGCCAAAGGGGGCGGGATGGCCGAG AAAGCGAAACCCCTCGGGGCCGGCACCAGATCGAAGAAGGACAAGTCACACACGGCCAGCCGAGCCCAGCCCCGGCAGTCCAAGAAGGTGTCCCTCGAAACCCAGCCCACCCCGGCCCCGGATGCCGCGTCCCTGCCCCGGGAGCCCTTGGACGTCGGGCCCATCCTGGACGAGCTCCTGGAGCGGGTCCTGACCGAGTGCACGCTGGCGGCCGTGGCTCGGCAG CTGGTGCCCTTCACGGTGGCGCGGGCGCGGGACGCCATCCTGTTTGTCGCCGAGTGGCGGTTCCTGGTGCGGGACGACGGGGACCCGGAGCCCGAGGGCGACCCGGATCCCGAACGGGACAGAGTCTGGAAGGAGGACGAGGAGCCCCAAACCTTCTGGGACACCTGGACAGACAGCATCCCGGAGGCCTCTCTGTCCTCGGAAGAG GTCCCCGTGGCAGCCGAGGCTGAAAGTCCCCTCGTGTGTCCCGGCGAGGTCCCCGCCCTGGATGTCCCTCTGCCCCCGGAGCAG CTTCCCGGCGCCGTCATCGTGCCCGGGCCGGGACCACCCCTCCCGGAGCCGCCCATCGCTCCCCAGCCCCCCGGGAAGGGTCGCCGCCTCTCCGCGGCCCCCGGGAGGGGCCGCCGACCCTCCcggcccccgcggccccggccggccccgctgGACGCGCCCCGGCCCCCGGCTCCGCTGCCGGCCGCGCCCTCGGAACCCGCGGCGCAGGCACCGCCGGAGTCCCGCGAGGTCCCGGTGGCGGACGGCGACCAAGTGCCGCCGTCGTCATCCTCCTCCCGCCGCAGCCTGGCATCCATCCGGCCGCGCAGACCCTCCCGCGGCACGGGGGTGCCCAGGATGGGTGTCCGCCGCGGTGCCGCTCGCTGGGTGTTGCCCGAGGTGAAGGTGGTGGACGCGAGCAACGACCCCGAGCGGGCGCGGTCGCTGACCCGGTTGCCAGCGCCGGCAACCCTGCAGGTCCTCTCGGCGGCCGCGCGGGCCACCAAGGCCGAGCCGCAGCTGTGCGACCCCTGGCTGGCCTCGGTTCGCCTGGCTCCCGGTGTCACCGTGCGCTGGGGCGGCAACGAGCGGCGCGGGCCGGCCCCGGCGGGGCACGGCGGGGACGAGCAGGGGGACGAGGCGTTGAGGAGGGCGGAGAAGGATCTGAAGCCCATCCTGCCCTACCCGGAGTGCCGGCTCTCAGAGTACGGAGAAtcagaggaggagctggaaaaggcGCTGGGAACGCggcagctcccggggctgctcctcccGGGGGCTCTCCCGGCTCCGGGGAGACGCCTGTCGCCCCGTGTCTCGCCGGTGCCGGGGCTGGCACCGGGCATGGCACTGTACGACGCTCTCGGAGCTCGGGGCTCTTCGCCAGCGCTGCTGAAAAGAGCAGAAGTCAataaaaaaacactaaaatga